The window TACGCGGCCGCGGTGGCGAGCAGCGCGGCGCCGAGGGCGGTGCCGGTGGTGTCGGTGCCGCGCAGCACGGCGAAGGCGAGCGCGGCGCGCGGGTGGCGGGCGTACTGCTCGAAGGGGTGCAGGATCTCGGCGGCCCGCTTCCACAGGTCCTCGTGGCGCAGTACGTCCTCGACGAGCAGCGCGGGATCGAGCCCGTCCAGGACGGCCAGCAGGTCGCGCCGCAGCGGGCGCGGCAGGGAGCGTACGCGCGGGGGGCGCAGGAGGTCGGCCTCTCCGCCGGACCACACGGCGAGCAGTCGCAGCACGTCGGTGGCGGTGGTCAGCCGCTCGGGCAGCAGGGCCCGTACGGTCTCCCGCGTGCGGCGCTCGCGCAGCAGGGTGCCCAGCACCAGGGCCTTGGTCTCGCGCACCGGTATCGCGTCCGGGAGCCAGTCCAGGCCGGCCGGCGCGTGGGCGAGGAGCACCCGGGCCTCCTCGGTGTCCTGTGGCGAGAGCGGGGTACGGCGGGCGAGGAGCTTGCCGAGGGCGGTGACGGAGTCGGCCGCGCGGTCGGTGCCGAAGGCCAGCAGCCGCAGCGGACCGCCCCCGGAGGGTACCTCCCCCGGGTGCGGGGACGGCCGGATGAACGGGTCGTCGGCGTCGACGCGGCGGTTGCAGATCGGGCAGCCGGTGTAGTCGGCGCCGTCCCAGCAGGTCCGGCAGACCAGGTGGGCGCACGGCGCGACGGGCCGGACGCTGCCGACGGTCGCGCACAGCACGCACGGCTGGTCCGGCCACTGCAGGAGCAGGGTCAGGACCCGGTCGATCCACAGTGCGTGGGTGTCGTCGGGCACCGAGGCCGGGAACGAGCGGAACAGCGGCATGTGGGTGCGGTCCGCGCCCAGCAGGATGTCGATGTCCCCGATCAACTGTGTGCCGGCGGCGGCGAGTCCGGTGGGTCCCAGCCAGGCGAACGCCGAACGCAACGGGCCCGTCAGGGCGTAGCCCCGGTCGAGCAGTTCGGCCTCCAGGGCCGTCAGGCCCTCGGTCGTCGACGGGTCGCCCGGGCGGGGCCCGGCCTGGTCGACGTAGACGGTGTGCAGACGGCGCAACAGGACGGTCGACAGCTCGGGCAAAGGGGGGAGTCCTCCGGAACCGGAAAGGGAGAGTGGGCGGGGGCGGAGAGGGGACGCGCTACGGTTTTCGGAGGAAGGTGAGAAGGAAGCACGTCGCGGAGCCGCCCCCGCGCCGCAGATACAACCACGGGTGCGGGAGCGCGCCAAGCGATTTATCGCGGCGGGGCCCCGCCGACCGCAGGGTCCGGCGCGAGCAGGGCGTGCACCAGGGCCCGTACGGACAGCAGGAACAGCCGCTCCGGATCCGCCGGGCGGGCCAGGGCGCGGGCCAGCGCCGGGTCGTGGGAGGCCGCGGCCGGGTCCCAGAGCTCGCTCTCGCCCGGGGACTGCGCGGGGGAGCGCTCGCGATTGCGCTCGACGAGCAGGAAGCCGACGATCTGGAACTGCACGGCGCGCACCGCGTCGGCCGCGCGGGCGCCGCGCAGTCCCGCGGCGTGCACCTCGTGCACCAGCGCCTGCTGGGCGGGCAGGAACATCCGCTCGGTGAGCCCGCGTTCGTGAACCATCGCGATCAGGTGCGGGCGGGTCCGCAGCTCGCGGCGCAGGATCCGGGCCACCGACAGGATCCGGTCGGCGGGGGTGCGGCCGGCGGGCCTGATCGCACCCATCTCCTCCACGGTGCGCTGCACGAGGGCGTCGAGCAGTGATTCGCGGTTGCCGACGTGCCAGTAGATGGACGTCACCGCGGTGCCCAGCTCGGCGGCGAGCCCCCGCATGGTGAGGGCGGCCGGGCCGTGCTGCTTGACCAGGGACGCGGCGGCGTCCAGTACCTCGTCGCGGGTCAGCGCGTTTCTGGCCATGGAACCGGCCCACCCATCTGTCGGAGCGTCAGTTCTGGTGCGTGCAGGGGTCTTTACCCTTCATCGGTGGCGGTGTAACTGTGTTACAGAACCGACTCCCCCCGAGCCGAGGGATGGTGCGAGACATGGCACGAGTACGGTACGGAGCGCGGACCGAGGCCGAGATCGCGGCGTCGCGCGAGAAGAGTTCCAAGCTCCCCGACATCTGGTCCACCGGCGTGGTGGCCGTCTGGGAGAGCGACCCCGACGTGGTGGCGGCGGTCCTGCCGCCACCGCTCAAGCCCGCCGAGCGGCCCCTCGTACGGGCCAACATCAGCAAGGTCGACCTGTCGGGCTACCCGCTCGGCGCCGGCTCGGTGGCCGTCGCCGCCCGGCACGGCGGGGTCGAGGGCTGGTACCCGCTCGTCATGCCCATGACCCACGAGCGCGCCCTGGTCGGCGGCCGCGAGGTGTTCGGCGAACCGAAGAAGCTCGGCGAGGTCACCGTCGAGCGCGACGGCCTCGTCATCCGGGCCTCCCTCGCCCGGCACGGGATCGCCTTCGTCGAGGTGCGCGGTGCGGTGGACCGCGCGCTGCCGCTGCCCGAGCCCACCCGGAAGATCGACTTCTATTTCAAGTTCCTGCCCGCCGTGGACGGTTCGGGCTTCGACGTGGACCCGGTGCTCGTGCACTGCACGCGCAACGAGAAGGTCCGCAAGCTGGAGCACATCACCGGGGACGTCGTCCTGCGCGAGTCGATGTTCGACCCGATCGCCGACCTCCCCGTCCGCCGGATCGTGGAGATCACCATCGGCGAGAAGACGACCGACCAGAAGGGCCGGGTCGTCGAACGGGTCAGCGCACAGGCCCTGCTCCCGTACATCCACCAGCGCTACGACGACCCGATGCAGATCCTCGACGCGCCCCCGTCGGGAAGCACCGAGGGGAGGGTCTGACGTGCGACTCGAACCGGGACAGGTGGCCGTCGTCACCGGAGCCGCCAGCGGCATCGGCCTCGCCATGGCCCGCCGCTTCGCCGCCGAGGGACTGAAGGTGGTCCTCGCCGACGTGGAGG of the Streptomyces sp. NBC_01294 genome contains:
- a CDS encoding acetoacetate decarboxylase family protein, which translates into the protein MARVRYGARTEAEIAASREKSSKLPDIWSTGVVAVWESDPDVVAAVLPPPLKPAERPLVRANISKVDLSGYPLGAGSVAVAARHGGVEGWYPLVMPMTHERALVGGREVFGEPKKLGEVTVERDGLVIRASLARHGIAFVEVRGAVDRALPLPEPTRKIDFYFKFLPAVDGSGFDVDPVLVHCTRNEKVRKLEHITGDVVLRESMFDPIADLPVRRIVEITIGEKTTDQKGRVVERVSAQALLPYIHQRYDDPMQILDAPPSGSTEGRV
- a CDS encoding TetR/AcrR family transcriptional regulator — its product is MARNALTRDEVLDAAASLVKQHGPAALTMRGLAAELGTAVTSIYWHVGNRESLLDALVQRTVEEMGAIRPAGRTPADRILSVARILRRELRTRPHLIAMVHERGLTERMFLPAQQALVHEVHAAGLRGARAADAVRAVQFQIVGFLLVERNRERSPAQSPGESELWDPAAASHDPALARALARPADPERLFLLSVRALVHALLAPDPAVGGAPPR